Within Desulfolithobacter dissulfuricans, the genomic segment ACGGTTCAGGATGCCATCGATTATGTCAATAAACTGAAGTAGGACGCGGGACGTATAAGGTGAAAAGACGGGTTGTTGTCACCGGGGTGGGACTGGTTACCCCGCTTGGTACCGGTACGGACAGGACATGGCAGGGGCTTCTCGAGGGCCGGAGCGGAGTGGGACCCATCACCCGATTCGATGCCTCGGACCAGGCTTCGCAGATTGCCGCCGAGGTCAAGGATTTTACCCCGGATCGGTGGTTTGAAAAGAAACAGGTCAAGAATCTGGATCTGTTTGTCCAGTATGCCGTGGCTGCCGCCGACATGGCCATGGAGGACGCCGGCCTGTCTGTGGAGGAAAACGAGGCCGAGCGTTTCGGGGTCATCACCGGGTGTGGCATGGGGGACTGCCCACCATCGAGCAGTATCACAGTGTCTATCTCAAACGCGGACCGCGCCGGATAACACCGTTTTTCATCCCCAGGGTGATTCCCAATATGCCGTCCGGTCACATCTCCATGCGGTTTGGCGCCAAGGGGCCCAACATGGCCCTTTCCACCGCCTGTGCCGCCGGAACCCACGCGGTGGGCGAGGCCTTCAGGCATATTGTCTATGGTGACTGCGACATGGCCATTACCGGCGGGGCTGAATCGGTTATCTGTCCGCTGGCCGTGGGTGGTTTTTCCTCCATGAAGGCCCTGTCCACCCGCAACGACGACCCGGAGCATGCATCCCGCCCCTTTGATCGCGACCGGGACGGTTTTATTATTGCCGAGGGTGCCGGAATGCTCGTCCTTGAGGAACTGGAGCATGCCCTGGCCCGGGGCGCGACCATCTATGCTGAAATGGCCGGGTACGGCCAGACCAGCGATGCCTACCACATCGCCGCTCCTCCAGAGGATGGTGAGGGGGCTGCCCGGTGCATGGCCATGGCCCTGCGCGATGCCGGGCTCAATCCCGAGGATGTGGACTACATCAATGCCCACGGCACCTCCACGCCGCTCAATGACCGGTGTGAGACCGCTGCCATCAAGACCGTGTTTGGCGACCATGCCCGGCAGCTGGCCATCAGCTCCACCAAGTCCATGACCGGCCATATGCTCGGTGGTGCCGGGGGCATCGAGTCTGTCTTCACCGCCCTGTCCGTCGCGCACGGTCTGGTACCACCCACGGCCAACCTGGAACATCCCGATCCGGCCTGTGATCTCGATTATGTTCCCGGTTCAGCCAGAGAGATGAAAATCCGGGCCGCCATGTCCAATTCCTTTGGTTTTGGTGGTACCAATGCTGTCATTGTCATGAAACGCTTTGACGGTTGAGAGAGGGGGAGGAAACGGTGAAAATAGCGATCGGCAGTGATCACGGCGGATTTGATTTCAAACAGCTCATCATCGACCGGTTGGAAAAGCTCGGTCAGGACGTGGTGGACGTGGGCTGTTATTCCAGGGAATCGGTGGATTATCCGGAATTTGCCGACGCCGTGTGTGCCAAGGTTCGCAGTGGCGAATGTGAACGCGGCATCCTGATCTGCGGTACCGGCATCGGTATGTCTATTGCCGCCAACAGACACCGGGATATCAGGGCGGCGCTCTGTCACGAGTCCTATACCGCCAGGATGAGCCGGGAACACAACAACGCCAATGTCCTCTGCCTGGGCGGAAGGGTACTGGGGGTCGAGATAGCCCTTGAGATCGTGACCACATGGGTCCAGACCGAATTCGCCGGCGGACGGCACCAGCGGCGGCTAGACATGCTTTCATGACAGCGGCCAGAGACGCAAGACAGTGAATGTATGACCGGCAGCCCTGGAGACTCGACTGCCGGTCTTTTGCTTTTAAGGAACAGATGATCGATCTGCGGCTCAGGTGAGCGTGGATCGGGCTTAAGGGGAGACACGGACTGGCAGCGGAGAAGAAGACCAGTCCTGTCCAAGCAGGATAAGGAAAGATATCATGGCAGACCTGGAACACGTTGATCCTGATGTATACCGATTTATCCAGTATGAGCTGGAACGCCAGACCAATCAGCTGGAACTGATTGCCTCGGAAAATATTGTCTCCCAGGCTGTGCTTGAGGCCCAGGGATCGATTTTCACCAACAAGTACGCCGAGGGCTACCCCAACCGGCGTTACTATGGAGGCTGCGATTATGCCGACGAGGTGGAATCCATCGCGGTCCGTCGGGCAAAGGAGATCTTTGACGCGGAATACGCCAATGTCCAGCCCCATTCCGGCAGCCAGGCCAACATGGCGGTCTACTTTGCCACTCTGAAGCCCGGGGATAAGGTCCTGGGCATGGACCTGGCCCATGGCGGCCATCTCACCCACGGGGCCTCGGTCAGTTTTTCCGGCCAGCTGTTCAACTTCATTTCCTACGGGGTTGACCGGGAAACCGAGACCATCAATATGGAAGAGGTGGAGCGTATCGCCTTTGAAAACCGGCCCAAAATGATCGTCGCCGGGGCCTCGGCCTATCCCAGGGTGATCGATTTCGAGGGCTTTCGGCGGATCGCCGATCAGATCGGGCCCTCTTCATGGTGGATATGGCGCACATCGCCGGCCTGGTCGCCGCAGGGGTCCACCCTTCACCGGTTCCCTATGCCGACTTTGTCACCTCCACCACTCACAAAACCCTGCGCGGGCCGCGCGGCGGACTCATCCTGGCCCGGGAGAAATATGCCAAGAGTCTGGACAGCAAGATTTTTCCCGGTATCCAGGGCGGTCCCCTGGTCCACGTGATCGCTGCCAAGGCCGTGGCCTTCAAGGAGGCCATGCATCAGTCCTTCAGGGAATACCAGCAGCAGGTGGTGGTCAATGCCAGGGTCCTGGCCGACCGGCTGAAGGAGCATGGATTCCGCATCGTTTCCGGGGGCACGGATAACCACCTCCTGCTGGTGGATCTGCAGAACAAGAATATCACCGGCAAGGAAGCGGAGGAACTGCTTGAGGATGCCGGACTGACCGTCAACAAGAACGCCATTCCCTTTGACACCCAGTCCCGTTTCGTCACCGGTGGCATCCGTATCGGGACGCCGGCCGTGACCACCCGGGGGCTGAAGGAAAAGGAGATGGTACGGATTGCTGACTGGATCAACCGGGTCATCACCTCTCGTGATGTGGCTGAGCTGGCCAGGATCCGCCAGGAGGTCCGGGCACTCTGCGATCAGCTGCCCCTCTATCCCGAGATTGACCGGGTTGAAGTGTAGGCTGTCCTCCATTACGCTGATCCGGATCGGGAGCGGCAGGAACGGTAAGCTACTCAGGTGCAATACCCATGAAATGTCCATACTGCGGTCATCTTGATAACCGGGTTATCGATTCGCGACTGAACAAGGATAAGACCATCACCCGGCGCCGCCGGGCCTGTGCCGCCTGCAAGCAGCGTTTCACCACCTATGAACGTATCGAGGTCATGCTGCCCATGCTGGTGAAAAAAGACGGGCGCCGCGAGCCCTGGGACCGGGGAAAGATCGTTACCGGTCTGGAGAAGGCCTGTGAAAAGAGGCCGGTGAGTATGGCGGATATCGACCGGTTCGTGGATGCCATCGAAGGCAAGCTCCAGGATGTGGGCGGCAAGGAGATCCCCACCACCACCATCGGCGAATGGGTCATGGAGGCCCTGCCGGAACTGGACGAAGTGGCCTATGTCCGCTTTGCCTCGGTTTACCGTCAGTTCAAGGACGTGAACGAATTCATGGATGAGCTCAAACATTTTCTCGGCGATCGAACCACCGGTGACGGAGAGGTGTCTGCTGGCAAGTGAGTATACAGGAAGACGAAATCTTCATGCAGATGGCCCTGGCCGAGGCGGTCCGGGGCTGGGCAGAACGTCTCCCAATCCCTGTGTCGGGGCCGTGGTGGTGCGCGATGGCGAAGTGGTCGGCCGTGGTTATCACCGCAAAGCCGGCACACCCCACGCCGAGGTGCATGCCCTGACAGATGCCGGCGAGCGGAGCCGCGGGGCCACCATCTATGTTACCCTGGAGCCGTGTAACCACACCGGACGCACTCCGCCCTGCAGCCGGGCCATTCTCGAGGCGGGAATCCGCCGGGTGGTGATCGGCATGCTCGATCCCCATGGCCTTGCCGGTGGCGGGGCTGCTTTTCTGGCCTCCCGGGGGCTTGAGGTGACTACCGGTATCCTGGAGAAGCGCTGCCGGGAGATCAACTATCCCTTTATCAAGCACGTGACTACCGGTCTGCCCTGGGTGGTCATGAAGGCAGCCATGAGCCTGGATGGGCGGATAAGCTATCTTCCCGGCGGGGGTGGACGTATCACCGGGCCCGAGGCCGGTCACTCTGTCCACCGGCTGCGCGACCGGTTCGATGCCATTTTGATCGGCGCCGCCACCGCCCGGATCGATAATCCCTCCCTGACCACCCGGCTGGAGGGGGCCAAGGGGCGGGATCCCCTCCGGGTGATTCTGGATTCCAACCTGTCACTCTCCCCGGAGGCTCATCTTTTCAACCTCGACTCCCCGGCTCAGACCTGGATTTTCTGTCGCGCCGAGGCCCCGGCGGAAAAAGAACAGCGGCTCGCCGAGGCAGGGGCGGTTGTCCACCGGGTGGCCAGCGATGGTGAGGGCCGCCTGGTACCGGAGGAGGTCCTCAAGGTTCTGGGTCGCAGTGATATCACCTCGGTACTGGTGGAAGGCGGCAGCCGGATCCACGGCTCGTTTCTGGGCCACTCCCTGGTGGACCAGGTCTATCTTTTCATGGCGCCCTTTTTCATCGGCGACCAGGGAACCCCGCTCCTGCAGGGCTACAGTTTTCCCGCCACCGGTGAACCTCTGCGTCTGCGTGACATGACAGTGGAAAGGGTCGGGGAGGATGTGCTGATCCAGGGGCTGCTCACCACCGTTTGATCATCTGCAAAAAAACAAAAAACTATGTGATTACCACCAATCTTTGGCATTGAAACCGGTGTCGGGCCTCGCTTGTTTCACGGGACGCCATAAACCCGTCCCTGGGGGCTTGACTGTGGCCATCCAGGCCACAGACACCCGTGCAACAAGCAAGCCCCGACACCTTCATCCATCGAAGGCTGAATTTCAGTGGTAATCAGAAAAAACAAAAAAACTACTCTTTCGCCCTGTCTTTCCTCAAAGCCTGCGTCCGGTTCTCACCCTGCCTGGTCTTCAGCCATTATTTTTCCGATTTTCTTCCAGAAGGTTTCCGCTCCCTGCCTGGTAGTAAAGGCAAACCGCAGCCAGGTGGTTTCATCTTCAAAGGATGTGGTGTGCTGGACCTCCACGTGGGGCGGCAGGTCAAGACGCTGGCAGAAGGATTTGAACTCACGCTGGGCCTCCACCAGGCGGGGATGGGCCTGGTTGTGGAGCCAGTCGAGCAGGGAAGAGGCCAGCTGCGGAATGTTGGCCTCCTCTCCCGGCCGTGGCCAGCGGGACAGTATGTCACCAACTGGTACCCCGTTTCTTCTGGCCAGGTCCACGGCCAGGGTGACAACCCGCTGCTGCTTGGATCCCCCGAGCCTGAGTTCGGTGATGAGTGAAACCAGCGCCATCCGTTCCTCCGGGGAGAGCTGGAGGAGCTGTCTGACGATCCTCGGGTTGACCAGATTACTGTGGAGGGCGGCCTGGATCGGTTCCTCCAGGGCCAGGCACTGGAGGAGTTCATCGAGGACATGGGGCCTGGGCTTAAGGCCCAGGAGAGGTAGCAGGGTGACGGCCTCCTCCGGCGCCATCTGGTCCAGGAGTTTGTGGAAGAAGATCGCCTGTTCGACCAGGGACAGCGAACTGCCGATCAGGGCGTGGCGCAGGAGGGTGGCAAATATCTGCAGCGGTTCCAGGGCGGGAGAAAGGACAAACCCGTAAAGATTCTTCGGAGCCGGCCCGGTCTGTAGCAGGGCCAGGATCCGTTTCCGCCCCGAAACAATACGGTACCCTCCCGCTTCCTTTTCCTGGAGCAGCGGAGGCTGAAGCAGTCCGAACCGGGCAATATCCAGGCACAGCTCCCTGTCCGGATCTCTGAAGTCGGGTAGATTGAGGTTGTAGTGCAGATCGTCGGGATCAATGGTCGCCAGGGCGATGTGTCTCAGTTGGGGCCAGGCATGCATGATGGTCACTTTCTACCGGTACTTTTCAAAGATGTGTGGGCCGACAAAAGAAAGGCGGGCACCATGACTGGTGCCCGCCCTGTATTCAGGAACCGGTCAGGCTCTACTGGTTGTTGATCTTGGCCCGGAGAATGCCCGAGGGTTTGAAAGTCACCACCCGTCTTGCTTCCAGGGTCAACTCATCACCGGTCTGTGGATTTCTGCCGCGCCGGGCTTTCTTGTCTTTGACGTTGAACTTGCCAAATCCGCTCAGCAGAAGATCCTCACCGTTGATCAGAGCGTTCTTGGATATGGCAAGGAAGGTTTCCACGGATGCCGTGGCCTGGGCCTTGGTCAGGGTCGGATGATTTTTGTATACCTGCTGGACAAGATCTGCTTTGGTCAGAGTCATCGTTTAAGCCTCCAGGATGTCGCTTTTGTCTGATGGTGTCCTGTTCCGTGCCTGGTAGAGCTGCAATCGCCGTTGTCCGTAACTTCAGGCGGCGAGGAAGGAAAAGGCGGTGGTGCCGGCGTAACGTGCCGCCACGCCCAGCTCTTCCTCGATTCGCAGCAGCTGATTGTACTTTGCCACCCGGTCGGTGCGTGATGGGGCACCGGTCTTGATCTGCCCCGTGTTGAGCGCCACGGCCAGGTCGGCAATGGTGGTATCCTCGGTCTCACCGGAGCGATGGGAGATAACCGAGGTATAGCCGGCCCGGTGGGCCATCTCCACCGCATCGATGGTTTCAGTGACCGAGCCTATCTGGTTGAGTTTGATGAGGATGGAGTTGGCGATTTTTTTCCGGATGCCCTTCTGTAAAATGGCGGTGTTGGTCACGAAGATGTCATCACCCACCAGCTGGATCCTGTCCCCCAGGGCCTCGGTCAGCTTCTTCCAGCCTTTCCAGTCCGCTTCGTCCAGCCCGTCCTCGATGGAGATGAGCGGATACTGTTTTACCCAGGAGCGGTAGAACTCGATCATGTCTTCGGTGGTCTTTTTGGGTTTTTTCTCCGCACTGAGGATGTATTTTTTGTCTTTGGCGGAATAGAATTCGCTGGCAGCGGCATCGATACCGATGAAAATATCCCGGCCCGGTTTGTATCCGGCCAGGGTGATCCCTTCCAGAATGGCCTCCATGGCCTCCTCGTTGGAGCGCAGGTTGGGGGCAAATCCGCCTTCATCGCCCACCGCAGTCTGCAGACCGCGTTTTTTCAGGACAGCCTTGAGGGCGTGGAAGGTTTCCGTACCCATGCGCAGGGCCTCGGCAAAGGTGGGGGCCCCGGCCGGCAAGATCATGAATTCCTGGATATCCACATTGTTATCGGCATGGGCACCACCGTTTAGGATATTCATCATCGGAACCGGCAGCACCTTGGCGTTGACGCCGCCCAGATAGCTGTACAGGGGCAGGTCCAGCTCCATAGCCGTGGCCCTGGCCACCGCCATGGATACCCCCAGAATTGCGTTGGCGCCCAGCTTTTTCTTGTTGGCGGTGTTGTCCAGATCGAGCATAGTCTGGTCAATGAGGATCTGCATCGAGGATTCGAAGCCCAGCAGCTTGGGAGCAATGATCTCGTTGACATTCTCCACCGCCTGGCGTACTCCTTTGCCGTTGTACCGTTTTTTGCGCAGGTCCCGAAGCTCCAGGGCCTCTCTCTTGCCGGTGGAGGCTCCGGATGGCACAGCGGCCCGGCCCATGGCGCCGGTATCCAGATAAACCTCCACCTCAACGGTGGGGTTGCCGCGGGAATCCAGTATTTCTCTGGCAAGGATGTCAATAATTTCGCCCATGATGTTCTCCTGATCCGGCCTGGCCGGGATGTGAATTGAGGTGTTGCGGTCCTGTTTTTTGTTTTATCCAACCACACTGGCCATCTTGAAGATGGGCAGGTACATGGCTATGACCAGACCGCCGATCATACCGCCAAGAAAGACCATCATAAACGGTTCAATCATGGCTGTCAGATTTTCCACGGCCTGGTCCACTTCTTCGTCGTAGAAAACCGCTATTTTTTCCAGCATGGCGTCCAGGGCGCCAACAGATTCGCCGACATTGATCATTTGTACCACCATATTGGGAAAAACGCCAGTTTCTTCAAGTGGTTCTGCAATTGGTCGTCCCTCGGCGATGGCATCAATGGTCCGAAATACGGCCCGTTCCACGACTTTGTTGCCAGCGGTTCTGGCCACCACCTGCAGGGCATCGAGGATGGGAACGCCGCTCTGGAGCATGGTGGACAGCGTCCGGGTAAATTTGGCCACCGCGGTTTTACGGATGAGCGGGCCGATAATCGGGGCGCGGAGAGCCATTGCATCGATCTTCAGGCGGCCTTTTTCCGTGGCATAGATTTTTTTGACAATAAAGGAAACTGCGATCATGCCTATGATCAGGTAATGGATATTACCCTTGGCAAAATTACTCAGGTTGACCACCATCTGGGTCGGCGCCGGGAGGGCGGAGCCGAAGTCCTGGAACATCTTTTCAAAAACCGGCACCACAAAGACCAGGATGACGATGAGGATGATGATGGAGATGCCCAGACAGATGGCGGGGTAGGTCATGGCACCCTTGATCTTCTTCTGCAGGGCCATGGATTTTTCCTTGAACGAGGCCAGCCGGGACAGGATGGTGTCGAGGATACCGCCGAGTTCACCGGCCTCGATCATGTTGGTGTACAGGTTGTCAAACACCTTGGGGTGTTTGCGCATGGCGTCGGCCAGGGTGGTTCCTGTCTCGACGTCCTGCTGGATGCCGGCCAGTACCTTGCGAAAGGTCGGGTTGCTCTGCTGCCTGGCCAGGATCTGCAGACACTGGACCAGGGGCAGACCGGCATCGATCATGGTGGAGAGCTGCCTGGTGAAGATGACCACGTCCTTGCCGGTGACCTTGGGCTGGAACAGGGGGATATTTTCAAAGATATCCTTTGGTTTTTCCTTGATCTTGAGGTTCTGGATCCGCAACCGCTTGAGCTGGGCCCGCGCGGTGGCTTCGTCCGGGGCCTCTATTTCGCCCTTTCGTTTCTCACCGTAACTGTTCTTTCCCTTCCAGACGTAGACAGGCATAAACTGCTCCAGAAAGTTTCCGCCCGGGAGTTCTGTGCGGCGAAAACCGATATATTTTGTTGACAGAAGAGGGAAATAGCTTTATAGAATGTTCCTTCATTCCGGTGGGCAAATTCCACAGTATATGATATTGTATGGAAGAAATTTTTCTGATTCAAGAAAAAGGTAATATTTTTTCAGGAGGTTGGCGATATGCAGGCCAGTGAGGCAATAAGATATAGCGAGGGACCGTTTCAGCCGGTCATTGATAAATGTGAAGGTTGTGAGCGTGTTGTTGAGGAAAACGACACAAAATACTGCAGGGTCTATATCAAGCCGGAGGCCAAGTGGCGGCTGGGGATCTGCAATTTCGCCACCCACGCCAAACCGGAGATTAAGGTGGTCAAGGTTCGGATCAATCCGCTCAAGGCGTCCAAGCGCGCATCCCGACGCCGGTAAGACAGTCTCTGTACTGCTTTATCTCCTCCATCCTTCCACCGGGAAGTTCGGAGTAGATCAGTATCCGCCAAGGGTCCCTGCTGGAGAACCGGCAGGGACCCTGTCTTTTTCCCGGTTCCGCGGGATTATTTTTGTATCATTATTTTCTTCCCACCCCCGTATACCGGAATCCCAGGCTGTGCATCTGTTCCGGCTCGTAGACGTTTCTCAGGTCGATGAATACCGGGGAACGCAACAGCTCACGTATCCTTTCCAGATCCAGGGCCCGGTACTGGTTCCACTCGGTCATCAGGACTACTCCGTCCGCATCCTCGCAGGCCTCGTAGGCATTGGCCACGTACTCGATCTCTGGTGGTAGATATTTCTTCGCCTCCTCGATTCCCTTGGGGTCATGGGCTTTTATCCGCGCTCCTTTTTCCAGCAGAGCCGGGAGGATGGTCGCAGCCGGGGCCTCGCGCATGTCATCGGTCTCAGGCTTGAATGTCAGTCCCAGGACCGCCAGGGTCTTGCCGGCCTCGGAGCCGCCGAGCATGTCCCTGATCTTTTTGACCATCCGGGCCTTCTGGGCGGCGTTGACCTCCACCGCTGCCTCGACGATCCGCACGCTTTCACCGCATTCCTGGGCAATACGCATCAGGGCCAGGGTGTCCTTGGGAAAGCACGACCCGCCGTAGCCAGGGCCGGGATGGAGGAATTTGTTGCCGATCCGTCCGTCCATGCCGATACCCTTGGCCAGCGCTGCCACGTCGGCCCCCACTGCCTCGCAGACCGTGGCCATCTCGTTGATGAAGCTGATCTTGATCGCCAGAAAGGCGTTGGCCGCATACTTGGTCAACTCCGCGGTTTCTATGTCCGTACAGACAATGGGGGTCTCCCGGAGGTAGAGGGGTTTGTAGATGTCCCGCAGCACCTGCTCGGCCTTTCGGTTCTCCACCCCGATGACCACCCGGTCCGGGCGCATGAAGTCGTTGATCGCCGCCCCCTCCCGGAGAAATTCCGGATTGGAGGCCACGTCAAAGGAGGCCACGGGGTTTTCTTCACCGATGATGCGGCTGACCTGACGGGCCGTCCCCACCGGGACCGTGGATTTGTCAACGATCACCGTGTATCCCTGCAGGTGGGCGGCCAGTTCTCGGGCCGCCGAATAGATATAGGTCAGATCGGCATAGCCGTCACCCCGCCGGGAGGAGGGGGTGCCAACGGCAATGAAGATGGCCTCGGCCTCCGGCACGGCCTCGGCAAGATCGGTGGTGAAGTGGAGTCTTCCCTCGCCGACGTTTTTAGCTACTAGTGTGTCGAGACCTGGTTCGTAGATCGGGATCTGGCCATTCTTGAGACTGGCGATCTTTTCCTCGATCTTGTCCACGCAGGTGACATTGTGGCCGAACTCGGCAAAACAGGTTCCGGTGACAAGACCGACATATCCGGTTCCGATCATGGTGATGTTCATGTTCTCTTCCTTTTCTTCTGGTTAGCTTAAGGCCACCTTGAAAAATTGTATTTCGGAGTCTCGCAGGCTCGCTTACCTCGTCCGATCTCTGCGTCCCAGCAGATAAGCGAAGACTTCGAAATGAAAAATGCTCACATATGCTTAATATGCTGCGCTTTTCGCTGAACAGTCAAGCTGTCCGGCTAATTTTACTGTTCCTTGATCGTGAACGAACATCCTAATTTTTCAAGGCACCCTTTTGGGATGGGGAAAGTGTTCCCGGGCATTAGACGATGCCGGAGCCTGGTCAGGGTCGGGGCCCGAAGATCGCCGTTCCCACCCGGACCAGGGTGGCGCCTTCTTCGATGGCCACGGGAAAATCCCGGGACATACCCATGGAGAGCTCCACCCGGCTGTTGTCGGCAAAGAGATCCTTGTCCCTGAGTTCCCGGGCAAGCTGGCATAGAGACCTGAAAAAAGGTCTGCTTTCCTCGGGATCAGTGGTGTAGGGCGGCATGGTCATCAGGCCGCGCAACCGCAGAGACGGCAGGGTGGCGACATCCCTGGCCAACTCTTCGAGGTTTTCGGGCAGTACGCCGGCCTTCTGTGGTTCCCGGCCCACGTTGACCTGGAGCAGGATGTCCAGGCTGCGGCCCAAGGCTTTGGCATGTCGGTCCAGGGCGCGGGCGATTTTCAGCCGGTCCACGGTTTCCACCATGGTAAAGAGCTCGGCCGCCTGCCTGGCCTTGTTGCTCTGGAGGTGGCCGATGAAGTGGAAACGGCCCCTGTCGCCCAGCTGTTCTATCTTCTCCCTGGCCTCCTGCAGGTAATTTTCACCAAAGAGCTCCTGGCCACAGTCCAGGGCTTCAAGTATCCGCTCCAGTCCCTGGCGCTTGGAAACCGCTACCAGGCGCACGGACTGTGGGTCCCGGCCGGCGCGGACAGCAGCCTCTTCAATCTGCCTGTATATGGTTTTCAGGTTGTCGCAAATCATGTTTCCCCTCCCGGCAGCGGCAGGTTAAAAAGGTTCCTGGTGTTGGCGCTGGTCTGCCTGGCGATCTCCTCCAGACTGGTGTCCCGCAGTCTGGCCACCTGCATGGCCGTGTATACAAGCCAACCAGGCTGGTTGCGCTTGCCGCGAAAGGGCATGGGGGCGAGAAAGGGGCCGTCGGTTTCCAGGATGATCCGTTTCAGATCGGCCCGGGCGGCCACTTCCTGCAGGGCACGGGCGTTCTTGAAAGTGACGATGCCCGGGATGGAGATGTAAAAGCCAAGTTCCATAACCTGGCGGGCCAGGGCCAGGTCGCCGGAAAAACAATGCATAACCCCGCCGGCAGGGAAGGGTGCGGCCTGGCGCAACAAGTGCATGGTATCATCGTGGGCATCCCGGTCATGGATGATCACCGGCAATCGCAGGTTTTTGGCCATGTCCAGCTGATAGCGGAACTCGCGAAGCTGGACATCCCGGGGGGCATAGTTCCTGGCGTAGTCGAGGCCGATTTCACCGTAACCCACGACCCGGTCGTCCCCGGCCAGCTCTTCCATGCGGTGATACCCTTCGGGGCTGGCCGTGGCCGCCCCATGGGGATGGAGACCCACGGTGGCGAACAGGGAGTCATACCGTTTTGCCAGAGCCACGGCCGCGGCCGAACTCTCATAGTCGATGCCTATGGTGATTATCTGGCGGACGCCGGCCTGCAGGGCCTGGTCAAGAACCTGGTCCAGGTCGTCGCTGTAGGGCGCCATGTCCAGGTGGCAGTGGGAGTCAATGAGGTAGGTCTCTTCATCCTGATCAAGTTCGGGCGGTTGCTGGGATTTCTGCATGGGCGGAGTTTTTGGGATATCGCTGACCGGGTAATGAATGTTGACAATAATTTCTTTATTTTTTACAACATGATGCTACTGTTGAGCAAGGAAAGACTCATCAAGAAGTTAGAATTTCACCAGCCGGAGTCGTGACATATGGATGGTACAAACATGGAAAACCCTGTGCAGGAAGCCATTTACCGCCGCCGCTCTATCCGGGAGTTCACTGATCAACCAGTGGTCATGGATTTGCTGCGCCGGATTGTCACCGCCGGTATCTGGGCCCCTTCCGGACTCAACAACCAGCCCTGGCGTTTTGTTCTGGTCTGTGATGAGGATGTGCGCCACCGTCTTGCCGCTCTCACCCATTACGCACACATCGTCAAGGCTGCTCCGGCCCTGATCGCCGTGTACCTTGACACAGAAGCCATGTATGATCCGGTCAAGGATCATCAGG encodes:
- the rpiB gene encoding ribose 5-phosphate isomerase B gives rise to the protein MKIAIGSDHGGFDFKQLIIDRLEKLGQDVVDVGCYSRESVDYPEFADAVCAKVRSGECERGILICGTGIGMSIAANRHRDIRAALCHESYTARMSREHNNANVLCLGGRVLGVEIALEIVTTWVQTEFAGGRHQRRLDMLS
- the nrdR gene encoding transcriptional regulator NrdR — its product is MKCPYCGHLDNRVIDSRLNKDKTITRRRRACAACKQRFTTYERIEVMLPMLVKKDGRREPWDRGKIVTGLEKACEKRPVSMADIDRFVDAIEGKLQDVGGKEIPTTTIGEWVMEALPELDEVAYVRFASVYRQFKDVNEFMDELKHFLGDRTTGDGEVSAGK
- the ribD gene encoding bifunctional diaminohydroxyphosphoribosylaminopyrimidine deaminase/5-amino-6-(5-phosphoribosylamino)uracil reductase RibD encodes the protein MSSNIFSAIEPPVTERCLLASEYTGRRNLHADGPGRGGPGLGRTSPNPCVGAVVVRDGEVVGRGYHRKAGTPHAEVHALTDAGERSRGATIYVTLEPCNHTGRTPPCSRAILEAGIRRVVIGMLDPHGLAGGGAAFLASRGLEVTTGILEKRCREINYPFIKHVTTGLPWVVMKAAMSLDGRISYLPGGGGRITGPEAGHSVHRLRDRFDAILIGAATARIDNPSLTTRLEGAKGRDPLRVILDSNLSLSPEAHLFNLDSPAQTWIFCRAEAPAEKEQRLAEAGAVVHRVASDGEGRLVPEEVLKVLGRSDITSVLVEGGSRIHGSFLGHSLVDQVYLFMAPFFIGDQGTPLLQGYSFPATGEPLRLRDMTVERVGEDVLIQGLLTTV
- a CDS encoding ParB/RepB/Spo0J family partition protein, with amino-acid sequence MHAWPQLRHIALATIDPDDLHYNLNLPDFRDPDRELCLDIARFGLLQPPLLQEKEAGGYRIVSGRKRILALLQTGPAPKNLYGFVLSPALEPLQIFATLLRHALIGSSLSLVEQAIFFHKLLDQMAPEEAVTLLPLLGLKPRPHVLDELLQCLALEEPIQAALHSNLVNPRIVRQLLQLSPEERMALVSLITELRLGGSKQQRVVTLAVDLARRNGVPVGDILSRWPRPGEEANIPQLASSLLDWLHNQAHPRLVEAQREFKSFCQRLDLPPHVEVQHTTSFEDETTWLRFAFTTRQGAETFWKKIGKIMAEDQAG
- a CDS encoding integration host factor subunit alpha; this translates as MTLTKADLVQQVYKNHPTLTKAQATASVETFLAISKNALINGEDLLLSGFGKFNVKDKKARRGRNPQTGDELTLEARRVVTFKPSGILRAKINNQ
- the eno gene encoding phosphopyruvate hydratase, which encodes MGEIIDILAREILDSRGNPTVEVEVYLDTGAMGRAAVPSGASTGKREALELRDLRKKRYNGKGVRQAVENVNEIIAPKLLGFESSMQILIDQTMLDLDNTANKKKLGANAILGVSMAVARATAMELDLPLYSYLGGVNAKVLPVPMMNILNGGAHADNNVDIQEFMILPAGAPTFAEALRMGTETFHALKAVLKKRGLQTAVGDEGGFAPNLRSNEEAMEAILEGITLAGYKPGRDIFIGIDAAASEFYSAKDKKYILSAEKKPKKTTEDMIEFYRSWVKQYPLISIEDGLDEADWKGWKKLTEALGDRIQLVGDDIFVTNTAILQKGIRKKIANSILIKLNQIGSVTETIDAVEMAHRAGYTSVISHRSGETEDTTIADLAVALNTGQIKTGAPSRTDRVAKYNQLLRIEEELGVAARYAGTTAFSFLAA
- a CDS encoding type II secretion system F family protein — translated: MPVYVWKGKNSYGEKRKGEIEAPDEATARAQLKRLRIQNLKIKEKPKDIFENIPLFQPKVTGKDVVIFTRQLSTMIDAGLPLVQCLQILARQQSNPTFRKVLAGIQQDVETGTTLADAMRKHPKVFDNLYTNMIEAGELGGILDTILSRLASFKEKSMALQKKIKGAMTYPAICLGISIIILIVILVFVVPVFEKMFQDFGSALPAPTQMVVNLSNFAKGNIHYLIIGMIAVSFIVKKIYATEKGRLKIDAMALRAPIIGPLIRKTAVAKFTRTLSTMLQSGVPILDALQVVARTAGNKVVERAVFRTIDAIAEGRPIAEPLEETGVFPNMVVQMINVGESVGALDAMLEKIAVFYDEEVDQAVENLTAMIEPFMMVFLGGMIGGLVIAMYLPIFKMASVVG
- a CDS encoding PxxKW family cysteine-rich protein; the encoded protein is MQASEAIRYSEGPFQPVIDKCEGCERVVEENDTKYCRVYIKPEAKWRLGICNFATHAKPEIKVVKVRINPLKASKRASRRR